In the Triticum aestivum cultivar Chinese Spring chromosome 2B, IWGSC CS RefSeq v2.1, whole genome shotgun sequence genome, GAGCGCGTGCGACGCGTTCGGGCGACCCGAGTACTGCTGCAGCGGCGCCTACGCCAACCCCGGGACGTGCCGGCCGACGTCCTACTCGCAGGTGTTCAAGATGGCCTGCCCGCGCTCCTACAGCTACGCCTTCGACGACCCCACCTCCACCTTCACCTGCGCCGGCGGCCCCGACTACACCGTCACCTTCTGCCCCGGCGCCACCCCGAGGTCAGCCTCACTCTCAGCTCTCCTCCATTGACGCCCTGCAAGTCCGGATCTGGTTGGTTCTTGCCTTGCCAAAGGGGGCTGATTTGTCTCAGAGATCAGTGACTTTCCGTGTGATTAAAATGGAAGAGATCTGCAGATCTGAATCTAGCAAGATATTTTAGCTTAGCAGCAGAACAGGGTGGACATAAAGGACGAGCTTCCTTTGCCGTTATGTGCATTTGGTTTACTGTTTCCGCCATTCCCGTGACCTCACCACGTGCCCCTGTTCTGTCCTTTGTCACACGAGCAGCCAGAAGTCGACCACGGTGCCGGCGGCCACGACGCCGACGCAAACGACCCCCACGCCGACGACGGTGCCTCGGATGGAGACGCCGACAACGACGGTGCCTGCGACGGATACGCCGGCGATGATGCCGGGGATGACGTTCACGGACGCCAACCAGGACAGCATGCCGATGCCGATGGGCGGCGAGGCCGGgactggtggtggcggcagcatcCAGGGGCAGGGCGTGATCCTCGGGggcgccagcagcgacgcctggcTCGCCAACATGGCCACCGGCGACGTGACGGGCGCAGCAGCGACATCACGCGCCGCAACCTCGGCGCGGCTAGTCGCCGCGCCATTGGTGCTGCTCGCGCTCCATCTGCTGCGATAGATGGAGGTCGCCGGAGCACTGATTGATCGGTGCAATGTGTACGGGTGAAAAGAAAGAGAGATTGGTTGTAGGATTAGATTTGGAGAAACCATTGTAACATTCCGTGTTGATGGGATTTTGTTTTATGTAGGAGATTGTTGGTTAACTGATGTTTTAGCTCAGTTCAGCTCCGGTATAATCATTGTAACTCAACCGGCATCGCTAACCGAGACAACGCAGGGACACTTAGGCGGTGTTTGTTTCAGTTTCAGGACCAGGTACAACTTTTCTGAAACAAACAGCTATTCGAATCAGCTTTGAAAAATCAGCCAAAATCTGATTCCAGCATTTTCCCAGTGTATATTTGGGTAAAGCACATTCCGATGTACTTACTTCAGTGCCAAAAAGCACAATGCAAGCAGATTCAAGTGCCGGATTATGGCTGATTCAGACATGGTACGGTAAAGGAACGGGTTGGACCGAAAACTGTCATATACCACATACAATATAGGAGGAATATATAGATGatttaaactaaaattatacaGAAACAACGAGAAAATCTTAATACTTGTACACTTTAAGCACACATAAAACACTAGAAAATACTGAAATAAGCCAAATAAATCACTAATAAGCATATGCCTCGTCTCATAAGCAAAGATGACATTCACGTATTGCTAGTTAATACTTAAAACTTTACACATAAATTGAATATCATTATTTAAATATGTCGGATTATCCTTTTAAAAATAGACTCGGAACAATAGTAGTATCATATCCTATACCGTATCCTATCAGTCGGACTTGGATTCGGTTCAGATGGCAAATATCTCTTACCGTAGCTTATAAAAACGGTTCGAAAGTGGATTCAATCAAAAATTATCCTAACCAATTTCACTCTTTTTTAAGACCAAAGACTCAGAAAGAGCTCAGCTTTGAATTAACGAAGCCATTAATCAGCTAGGAATTACAAAATCACAGCCATTGAcacaacgccccccccccccccccccccccgcccaacaacacacacacacacacacaacaatcAAGTGACCGAGGCACACAATAACCAATATCTTCATAACCCGCAAGAAGATCAAAATAAAAACGATATGATGAAATACCTACTTGTACTTAGTTACGAACAAGGCCGTTTCTTACATCAAAGTTGAGGAAATTACCAAAATGGTGCATAACCAACTCAACATCGCTAGACCAAAGTTCATAAGCAACCAGAACTCAGAACACAGAACAGTTCATGAGGCAGCACTTAACTAACCCTTACAAAGGCGAGTCACCAGGCCATGGATAAGTAGTTAACATGTGCATCTACTTACGAAAGTTCTTCCTCAGCGTCCAGATTTATGCCCCCTAGTTCACCGCCTGTAGGAACAGGCAAGCGGGTACCTAGTTGCTGCGTTAACTTCATGGCATTGCGGAAGTGTGGGCAGTCTGCTTTACTTTCAGGAACCCCGTTGCTGCGGAACCATTTTGCCCAAGCTTTGCTAAGCTTTGATCTTGTCTCCGTCTCTTTCTTGAATATCACGTCGACTCGAGTTTGTGTCAGTACCCGGCTTGGCACAAGACCTGTGTCGATTCCTTGAACTCTGCTGTTTGATTTGTCTAACATATCTGTGGAGCGAGAAGTATAAAGGATTAAACCACATGTTATGGTTGCTGCAATGTCCCCAATCCCAGATGATCATTCTACATAATGGATATTGCTAATGGCAAACCACAAATCTGCTATTAATTGATTAACATGTTatggttttcctcctctcctcctttcctCCTGACCTCTCTCCCCCGAGGCGGCGGCACCGCGCCGCCCCCGGGGAGTCCCCGTCCACACCGCCCTCAGCCCTCCCCCTCCATCGCCTCGCACTATCGCCGCCGTCGCTTTGGACGCCGCGGGGCGAAGCCCCtgtggtgaggcggcggcggcggcggcgtagtccTCGGCCGGTGGTAACGCGTGGGGGCAGCGGCGTCCATCTCCCTCCTCTTCCAACGGCAGTGCGCAGCGGGTTGGCGGTGGCCAGGAGATCTCCGGCGGCCGTTGGCGGATGAGATTTTGGCTGCGATGAGGTCTGATCTGGGCCCGAGGGGTTTAGATCGAGATCCACTGCAGTTGCGCCTCGTCTCGACAACGGCAAGAGGAGATCTCCCATGGGTAATCTTCGCGGCACGAGGACGTCCGGGTCTCTTGGCCcgggcatggtggtggtggctgcCTTCTCCACCGAAGGCGGTTGGACAGGCTGGTAGCGACGGATCTTGGATCCCACTATTAGCACCGGCGGCAAGTTGGGGAGATATAGTCGCTGGTGAAAACCGAGTCGACTCCGGTcatggcaggcgatggcggcgtctaCGTCGCTACCTTGATAAAGGCATAGTCAAGCAACTATGGTCAACCAGCTCGTGCCGCTCTGGGAGAAATCCTAAGATCATCGGATCGGACGATGGTGGCGCTGTGGTGTCGTGTTCCCTCTTGGGGGCATCGTTTGTGGAGCGGCGCCGGATGGAAGAGGCGTGAGGTGGTGTGGCGTGCCTTCTCTCGCGTCGACGACGGCGGGTCTCGGCGTCATGGAGCAGCAGGGTCTCGGCACTGGACGTGGTGTGATGGCCTCGCACAGGGCGGTGGCGCtgtctggcgccatggtggcgtcgacagCTGACCTGACAAGGTCTTTGCGCCagtacctgctctgaagatggTTAGGTGGATGATGGTGGCGGTAGCCTCGGTGAGTGCGCCGGACCGATGTGTGACCCATTCCCAGCATGTGGCTAGGATGGGGCATCCAACATTAGATGTTAggttttggtgcgatgtctgtttggtattaggctcggacattcggcacccctgcatcaaggggataggagtagcgacacatGTCGCCTAGATGGTGGCTTCGGGCTTACTGATGTAATGCTTTGTAAGGTCTCtgaaaataattaataaaatggccgcatgcatcacccagatgcagaggccgggggtaatcctccttttctaaaaaaaaactccCAAGTGGCCAATGTCTAACTGGCTATAGACACATAAATCAAGTTGCATGTATGTTTTTTTTTTGTCAGTCCCAAGTTGCATGTATTTTACCTCCTCCTGGTATGGTTCGGGTCGAGGCAGCTGCAGCAGCAGCATTGTCTCCTACCGCTCCTGCTCCCCTTGAAGCAGGAACCATGATGCTGCCATCCTTCGCCAGAGATCTGGAGATGCCACCAATTCTTCTTTCACATACTGACAGGTCACTCACTAGCAGGGAGAACTGACGTCAGATTGAGAAAATGGAAAAAGAGAAGTGATGAGAAGGGAGACTAAAAAGGTGCAAGAGGATGCACTCAGACCTCAATGTCTTGAGTCTGAGTGTGAATAGGTGATAAGCTTTGTACATATATGATATAAAAACAGAAAATGATGGAAGGCAACTGAGAAACAGAAAATGCCAATAAAAATTAAATGAGCCTCTTTGGATAATGACAGTAAACGGCTAAACGCACCAGATTGTACAATTGAAAAGGTCAGCGTCAGAAAGAAGTATCTAAGATCTGAATGCTGAAAGGCTTACACTTAGACTTGCAGCAGGTCTCCTCAACAGAAGATAAAGGGAGGTAGTTATTGCATACAAGTTTTCTCATATTACGGATGTATGATTAATAGAAAGATTTCTAGAGACGAACATTATACTATCACGGAAAAATACTGAATGAATAATATTACTAGCTTTGTGCTTCGAAATGGGCCAAACAACCACTAAATTGCTTACCTATAATATCATGCTATCAGAGTTTAAACTTAATTTTAGTTTGTATCTCGCAAATTTCCAGCTGCCGTATGCAGCCCATCCTCAAAAGATATGTAATATTGGTACATACGAATGGACATAACCATCGTATAACGTATGTATAGAAAGAAATCAATAAGCTTTTGATTTTAACGATTTTGCCAGATCCTGTAATGGATTTCTACACAATGTCATAGAATAAATTAGTTAACACTTCCGCTTCGGTAGACCCTCTTCGTAACGGAGGGCACGATGGGCAAAAATCAAAAAAGAGGCCGCCCGCCTGCCGTCCCGCTCGTAATGTATACGTATACGTGTACACTTTTGTTTTTTTCGGCCGGGTTGTCCCGCCAGCGCGCCCACCCCGCACGCCCACGTCCCCTACGCTAATTACGCGCGAacaggcatgcatgcatgcatggatggcGCGGTTACGGGCCCCGCTGCCGATTGCAGCGCTGCGGCCAGCCCCCGCTTCCGCCTCGGCCTGCGGCGCCCGCTTCCGCCTCGCGTCGGCCGCCCCCGCTTCCGCCTCGCGTCGGCCGCCCCCGCTTCCGCCTCGGCCTGCGCCGCGCTGCCGCCTAGCCTCGCGTTGGCCGCCCCCGCTGAGGCGCTGCCGCCTGCCCTCCGCCcccgctgccgcctcgcctgccCCCGACCCGCGCTCTCCCTCCCATAAATCCGCCCCCGACCCGCGCGCTAGCCTCACATAAACCGCCCCCGACTCCGCCTCTCCTCTTTCTTCGATCCTGACCCCGCGTTCTCCGATCGATCTCCGGGGCGGCGGCTCTCTCCGGCGCGATGCCTCGTGGACGCGGATGCTTCAGCCGGCGTTGGTTCGGCTGGGGAGGCGGCAGTGGAGGCGCAGGGAGCAGTCGCCgggcggttggcggcggcggaggcggcggcagcagtggtGGACGAGGTGGTGGACACGGCGCCGCGCCGGGCGGTCTGTGGCCCTCTAGCCTCAGCGGGCCGCAGACCGTCGATATCTACCGGCACGGCATCCCCGTGCCGCCGTCGTGTCGCCTAGCACACGGCTGGCACGTGACGAGCGACGGCTATGCCACGCCTGGGCCGGCACAACCCGGTCCGTGGAACCCCGAAGGCCGCCTCAACTTTTGGGTAGGCCGCGACTTCGACACGTCGTCAGCTTCTACAAGTCTCGGGGCATCCGCGCGGACACTCCAAACGCGCCCCTCGCACCCCCCCGCCGCCCCGGTTGTGCAGGCCCGTGCCGGTCGGCGCGCTCGCGCAGGCCACTCCCGCCGCTCTAGCGGCCGCCCCTGAGTTTCACATCCCGCCGAAACTAGCGGCGATGCAAGAGGAGGGAGACCCGTTTGAGTCGTCGGGTTTGATCCGCGCGATCCGGAACTCCACGTCGGAGACCGGTTGGATGCCGCCGGAGGATGTTGTTGACCCGAGGGACCCGGCAGACGAGCCGAGATACTGGCAGGCGATCAGGGAGTCGACCGATACACTAGCGCAACAGTCGTCTACCGTGGaagaatttttcggatacttggGCAGTTCCGATGACTCAGACGGCGGCGAAGACGGCGGGCAGACGGTAGTGGTTGATCTTCTGAGTAGCGAGGAGGAGTAGTTAGATTTGTTTTAGTGTTAATCTTTCCACTGCCCTAATCTTTCATGTAAAATTTCGTTTGAATGTAAAATATCCTAAATATGAACGAAATTATATTGCTTTAACGAGTAATGGAATGGTTGTATAATGTATCACTTATTGATATAGTTTTTGTTATTAATGGGATATTTCCATTGATAttgtaaatgaaggaaatatgccctagaggcaataataaagttattatttatttccttatttcatgataaatgtttattattcatgctagaattgtattaaccggaaacatgatacacgtgtgaatacatagacaaacgtatagtcactagtatgcctctacttgactagctcgttaatcaaagatggttatgtttcctaaccatagacatgtgttgtcatttgattaacgggatcacgtcattaggagaatgatgtgattgacttgacccattccgttagcctagcacttgatcgtttagtatgttgctattgctttcttcatgacttatacatgttcctgtaactatgagattatgcaactcccgtttaccggaggaacactttgggtgctaccaaacgtcacaacgtaactgggtgattataaaggagtactacaggtgtctccaaaggtacatgttgggttggc is a window encoding:
- the LOC123044312 gene encoding thaumatin-like protein 1 — encoded protein: MGLPGCIAVIVLLLISWREGEAAMFTFVNRCADTVWPGVLSNAGTARLGTTGFELPPGASRAVPAPSAWSGRLWARTGCAQDGASGRLVCATGDCGSGTAECAGAGAAPPATLAEFTLDGTGGLDFYDVSLVDGYNLPVLVEPSSGERPGGASSAGSCASAGCAADLNAMCPAELRSGGGAACRSACDAFGRPEYCCSGAYANPGTCRPTSYSQVFKMACPRSYSYAFDDPTSTFTCAGGPDYTVTFCPGATPSQKSTTVPAATTPTQTTPTPTTVPRMETPTTTVPATDTPAMMPGMTFTDANQDSMPMPMGGEAGTGGGGSIQGQGVILGGASSDAWLANMATGDVTGAAATSRAATSARLVAAPLVLLALHLLR